Proteins encoded within one genomic window of Sphingomonas sp. KRR8:
- a CDS encoding ABC-type transport auxiliary lipoprotein family protein, translating into MRAVTFLPAAAALVLTACFGGKPPPTLLTLTPSAAPVAIQRSAAAGQAVTIDVPLVAREIRQVRVPVLERPGEITYIKGLQYTATPDQLFQALVSETVRRTTNRVVLEPGQTALDPGLRVSGTLQRFGYDAASRQVIVTYDATLATQGGAQVETRRFEATAPADGTPATVGPALNQAANAVATQVAGWVGG; encoded by the coding sequence ATGCGCGCCGTGACATTCCTGCCGGCCGCCGCGGCGCTGGTTCTGACCGCCTGTTTCGGCGGAAAGCCGCCGCCTACCCTGCTGACCCTCACGCCATCGGCCGCGCCCGTCGCCATCCAGCGCAGCGCCGCCGCCGGGCAGGCGGTGACGATCGACGTGCCGCTGGTCGCCCGCGAGATCCGCCAGGTGCGCGTCCCCGTGCTCGAGCGGCCGGGCGAGATCACCTACATCAAGGGCCTGCAATATACCGCGACGCCCGACCAGCTGTTCCAGGCCCTGGTCAGCGAAACGGTGCGGCGAACTACCAACCGCGTGGTGCTGGAGCCGGGCCAGACCGCGCTCGACCCGGGCCTTCGCGTCAGCGGAACGCTTCAGCGCTTCGGTTACGACGCGGCGTCACGCCAGGTGATCGTGACCTATGACGCGACCCTGGCGACCCAGGGCGGCGCTCAGGTCGAAACCCGCCGGTTCGAAGCGACGGCGCCCGCCGACGGCACCCCGGCGACGGTCGGCCCGGCGCTCAACCAGGCGGCCAATGCGGTGGCAACTCAGGTCGCTGGCTGGGTCGGCGGCTGA
- a CDS encoding CDP-alcohol phosphatidyltransferase family protein: protein MDSAAHDPADFGSRFTAARAHLVDPLPRWVWRAPALVLTRAAVGAGLHPIVVTLAGFAFCVAAAVLFWRGYLWLGSLAALLTLLLDSVDGTLARLTGQVSRAGNLLDRGIDFIAPPFWWWAWVHGLGAAGHQLEEVYKGSLLLIMVGGHVVGLLIEGWFRVRFGIQLHDWRPGDRLFRMVTARRDSLFVILLASLVVGRPDLGVEVGAFWSLISTIVLALRLATAEARADRGEPIRPFHESVEG, encoded by the coding sequence ATGGACAGCGCAGCCCACGACCCGGCCGATTTCGGCAGCCGCTTCACGGCGGCGCGCGCGCATCTGGTCGACCCGCTGCCGCGCTGGGTTTGGCGTGCTCCGGCGCTGGTGCTGACCCGCGCGGCCGTAGGCGCGGGCCTTCATCCGATCGTGGTGACGCTGGCGGGCTTCGCCTTCTGCGTCGCGGCGGCTGTCCTGTTCTGGCGCGGGTATCTGTGGCTTGGGAGCCTGGCCGCACTGCTGACCCTGTTGCTGGACAGCGTGGATGGGACGCTGGCCCGGCTCACCGGGCAAGTCAGCCGGGCAGGCAATCTGCTGGATCGCGGAATCGACTTCATCGCCCCGCCCTTCTGGTGGTGGGCGTGGGTCCACGGGCTTGGCGCGGCGGGACACCAGCTCGAGGAAGTGTACAAGGGCTCACTGCTGCTGATCATGGTCGGCGGCCATGTCGTGGGACTGCTGATCGAGGGCTGGTTCCGCGTGCGCTTCGGAATTCAGCTGCACGACTGGCGGCCCGGTGACCGGCTGTTCCGGATGGTCACCGCGCGGCGCGACAGCCTGTTCGTGATCCTGCTCGCCAGCCTGGTCGTGGGAAGGCCGGACCTGGGGGTCGAGGTGGGCGCCTTCTGGTCACTGATCAGCACCATCGTGCTGGCGCTCCGGCTGGCCACCGCCGAGGCCCGCGCCGACCGTGGCGAGCCGATTCGTCCGTTCCACGAGAGCGTGGAGGGATGA
- a CDS encoding cystathionine gamma-synthase family protein: MTDEAEMSGVPTKRAPKPSPTHIGNHKLDASTLMMGYGFDPTLSEGSLKPPIFLTSTFVFENAAAGKRFFEGVTGKRPGGAEGLIYSRFNGPNQEILEDRLALWEDAESALAFSSGMSAIATLLLTFVKPGDVVVHSGPLYAATETLIAKILGKFGVSWLDFPSGSTREEIDAVIAAAKAKGRVAMIYLESPANPTNALVDVEAVRAARDAAFGADERPPIAIDNTFLGPLWAKPLAQGADVSVYSLTKYAGGHSDLVAGGLVGSKAVLDPVRMIRNTIGTILDPNTAWMLLRSLETLELRMSRAGENAAKVCEFLRTHDKVESVGYLGFLEEGSRQADIYKRHCTGAGSTFSLYLKGGEREAFAFLDNLQIAHLAVSLGGTETLASAPAAMTHLSVPDERKQALGITDNLVRISIGVENADDLIADFENALRAV, encoded by the coding sequence ATGACTGACGAAGCAGAAATGAGCGGCGTGCCTACCAAGCGCGCGCCCAAGCCCTCGCCCACCCATATCGGCAACCACAAGCTCGACGCGTCGACCTTGATGATGGGCTACGGGTTCGATCCTACCCTCAGCGAGGGATCGCTGAAGCCGCCGATCTTCCTCACCTCGACGTTCGTGTTCGAGAATGCGGCGGCGGGTAAGCGCTTCTTCGAAGGCGTCACCGGCAAGCGTCCGGGCGGGGCCGAGGGCCTGATCTATTCGCGCTTCAACGGCCCGAACCAGGAGATCCTCGAAGACCGCCTCGCGCTGTGGGAAGATGCGGAAAGCGCGCTCGCTTTCTCCAGCGGCATGTCCGCCATCGCCACCTTGCTGCTGACCTTCGTCAAGCCGGGCGACGTGGTGGTCCACTCCGGCCCGCTCTACGCCGCCACCGAAACGCTGATCGCCAAGATCCTTGGCAAGTTCGGGGTCAGCTGGCTCGACTTCCCCTCCGGCTCGACCCGTGAGGAGATCGACGCGGTGATCGCCGCCGCCAAGGCCAAGGGCCGAGTGGCGATGATCTACCTCGAGAGCCCCGCCAACCCGACCAACGCGCTGGTCGACGTCGAGGCCGTCCGCGCCGCACGCGATGCGGCGTTCGGCGCCGACGAGCGTCCGCCCATCGCCATCGACAATACCTTCCTCGGGCCGCTGTGGGCCAAGCCGCTGGCGCAGGGCGCCGACGTGTCGGTCTACTCCTTGACCAAATATGCCGGCGGACACAGCGACCTCGTCGCCGGTGGCCTGGTCGGGTCCAAGGCGGTGCTCGATCCGGTGCGGATGATCCGCAACACCATCGGCACCATCCTCGACCCCAACACCGCGTGGATGCTGCTGCGCAGCCTCGAAACGCTGGAACTGCGCATGAGCCGCGCGGGCGAGAATGCCGCCAAGGTCTGCGAATTCCTGCGCACCCACGACAAGGTGGAAAGCGTTGGCTACCTCGGCTTCCTCGAGGAAGGCAGCCGCCAGGCCGACATCTACAAGCGCCATTGCACCGGCGCGGGGTCGACCTTCTCGCTCTACCTGAAGGGCGGCGAGCGCGAAGCCTTCGCCTTCCTCGACAACCTCCAGATCGCGCACCTGGCGGTCAGCCTCGGCGGGACCGAGACGCTCGCCAGCGCACCGGCGGCGATGACTCACCTGAGCGTGCCGGACGAGCGCAAGCAGGCGCTGGGTATCACCGACAATCTCGTGCGGATCAGCATCGGCGTCGAGAATGCCGACGACCTGATCGCTGACTTCGAGAATGCGTTGAGGGCGGTCTAG
- a CDS encoding NTP transferase domain-containing protein: MSGWTAVLLAGSRPGGDPLSRSLGVDYKPLLPVAGEPMVLRPLRSLLAAPEVSDILVLTQQPERLAGVLPADPRIRLAASGETIASTLTDLLADPGTRFPLLVTTADHALLTPEMIGQFTAAATGCDLAIGVVARTAMLRRFPGAQRTWIRVGGEGYSGANLFALNSARAALGVERWRAIEQDRKKGWRVLLQLGLPLFLGAVLRVRDLDQTMAALGRRLGLAARAVVMSDPLAAIDVDKPADHILVSAILAGEK; encoded by the coding sequence ATGAGCGGCTGGACCGCCGTCCTGCTGGCGGGCTCACGCCCGGGCGGCGATCCGCTGAGCCGCTCGCTCGGGGTCGATTACAAGCCGCTGCTGCCGGTGGCGGGTGAGCCGATGGTGCTTCGTCCGCTGCGGTCGCTGCTCGCCGCGCCAGAGGTCAGCGACATTCTGGTGCTGACGCAGCAGCCGGAGCGGCTCGCGGGCGTCCTGCCGGCCGACCCGCGCATTCGCCTTGCTGCCTCGGGCGAGACGATCGCGAGCACGCTGACCGATCTGCTGGCGGACCCGGGCACCCGCTTCCCGCTGCTGGTGACCACCGCCGACCACGCGCTGCTGACCCCCGAGATGATCGGGCAGTTCACCGCGGCCGCGACCGGGTGTGACCTGGCGATCGGGGTCGTCGCGCGCACCGCCATGCTGCGCCGCTTTCCCGGCGCCCAGCGCACCTGGATCAGGGTCGGCGGCGAAGGCTATAGCGGCGCCAACCTGTTCGCCCTCAACAGCGCGAGGGCGGCGCTCGGGGTCGAGCGTTGGCGCGCGATCGAGCAGGATCGCAAGAAGGGCTGGCGCGTGCTTCTGCAGCTTGGGCTGCCGCTGTTCCTCGGCGCCGTGCTGCGCGTCCGCGACCTCGACCAGACCATGGCGGCGCTCGGCCGGCGGCTCGGCCTGGCGGCGCGAGCGGTGGTGATGAGCGATCCGCTGGCCGCGATCGACGTCGACAAGCCGGCCGACCACATCCTCGTCAGCGCCATCCTCGCCGGAGAGAAATGA
- a CDS encoding DUF305 domain-containing protein codes for MRTLPLLPLLALLAACGSSAPPPEAQNSGAMAHPMGPMSGDQDRDFATMMITHHQGAIDMARQEISRGRDPQMRALAAKVIADQQREIAQMQGWLAAHGGVPKAQ; via the coding sequence ATGCGTACCCTGCCCCTCCTCCCGCTTCTCGCCCTGCTCGCCGCCTGCGGCTCCAGCGCGCCCCCGCCCGAGGCGCAGAATTCGGGCGCAATGGCGCATCCGATGGGCCCGATGAGCGGCGACCAGGACCGCGACTTCGCCACCATGATGATCACCCACCACCAGGGTGCGATCGACATGGCGCGGCAGGAGATCAGCCGCGGCCGCGATCCGCAAATGCGCGCGCTCGCCGCCAAGGTGATCGCCGACCAGCAACGCGAGATCGCGCAGATGCAGGGCTGGCTCGCGGCGCACGGCGGCGTGCCCAAGGCTCAGTAG
- a CDS encoding Lrp/AsnC family transcriptional regulator produces MRFAPEFGTNGRMLDEFDLALLEEVQHDDGRTADQLAERVALSPSAIARRLRRLRGEGWVRRTVALLSPRLTERRLRALVLVQLAEHADQARKAALLRRLDGAPEVQFAYEIAGSHDLVLLLDCADMDDFVATAEGLLAVDSTVRRYESLFVKRELKFAPFVRLSGRRPAY; encoded by the coding sequence ATGCGCTTCGCGCCAGAATTTGGCACGAACGGCCGGATGCTCGACGAATTCGATCTGGCGCTGCTGGAAGAGGTGCAGCACGACGACGGTCGCACCGCCGACCAATTGGCGGAGCGGGTGGCGCTCAGTCCTTCGGCGATCGCCCGCCGGCTGCGGCGGCTGCGCGGTGAGGGATGGGTCCGTCGTACGGTCGCATTGCTCTCGCCCCGCCTGACCGAACGGCGGCTGCGCGCGCTGGTGCTGGTGCAGCTTGCCGAACATGCGGACCAGGCGCGGAAAGCGGCGCTGCTGCGGCGGCTGGACGGCGCGCCCGAGGTGCAGTTCGCCTACGAAATCGCCGGCAGCCACGACCTGGTGCTGCTACTCGACTGCGCGGACATGGACGACTTCGTCGCGACGGCGGAAGGGCTGCTGGCGGTGGACAGCACGGTGCGCCGTTACGAAAGCCTGTTCGTAAAGCGCGAGCTGAAGTTCGCGCCCTTCGTCCGGCTGTCAGGGCGCCGGCCGGCCTACTGA
- a CDS encoding MlaE family lipid ABC transporter permease subunit: MATAAQRPDNVFAPHGAMTIARVGSMSRELDALPDPVTIDLAGVERMDTVGAYLIHRAVRDRGANLVGASKQYGDLLEQVAEADHPAPVIPEKQGGVVAEIGAWTIESGRTLTGLIGFFGATLVGFATLIRRPRRFRVNAVVQGFDVVGVRALGIIGLMSFLIGIVIGQQGAVQLQQFGAEVYTINLIGRITVRELGPLMTAIMVAGRSGSAFAAQIGTMKITEEVDAMRTIGVSPIEALVIPRLLAAVSMMPLLAFWAMLTSIIGGGLFCWVGLGIPPITYVQRIAEVVPTTDLWVGLIKAPVFGFIIALAGCFQGMLVANDSEQVGLKTTAAVVQSIFMVIVLDAVFAVFFSSLGWI; this comes from the coding sequence ATGGCGACGGCAGCGCAACGACCCGACAACGTCTTCGCCCCCCATGGTGCGATGACCATCGCCCGTGTCGGCTCCATGAGCCGCGAGCTCGACGCCTTGCCCGACCCGGTGACGATCGACCTCGCCGGGGTCGAGCGGATGGACACGGTCGGGGCTTACCTTATTCATCGGGCGGTCCGCGATCGCGGCGCCAACCTGGTCGGCGCCAGCAAGCAGTATGGCGACCTGCTGGAGCAGGTGGCGGAGGCCGATCACCCGGCCCCGGTGATTCCCGAAAAACAGGGCGGCGTGGTCGCCGAGATCGGCGCCTGGACCATCGAGAGCGGCCGCACGCTCACGGGCCTGATCGGTTTCTTCGGCGCGACCCTGGTCGGCTTCGCGACCCTGATCCGGCGCCCGCGGCGGTTCCGCGTCAACGCCGTGGTCCAGGGCTTCGACGTGGTCGGGGTCCGCGCGCTCGGCATCATCGGGCTGATGAGCTTCCTCATCGGCATCGTCATCGGCCAGCAGGGCGCGGTGCAGCTCCAGCAGTTCGGCGCGGAGGTCTATACCATCAACCTGATCGGCCGGATCACCGTCCGCGAGCTGGGCCCCCTGATGACCGCCATCATGGTCGCCGGGCGATCGGGCTCGGCCTTCGCGGCGCAGATCGGGACCATGAAGATCACCGAGGAGGTGGACGCCATGCGGACCATCGGCGTTTCCCCGATCGAGGCGCTGGTGATCCCTCGCCTGCTGGCGGCGGTCTCGATGATGCCGCTGCTCGCCTTCTGGGCCATGCTGACCAGCATCATCGGCGGCGGGCTGTTCTGCTGGGTCGGGCTTGGCATTCCGCCGATCACCTACGTCCAGCGCATCGCCGAAGTGGTGCCGACGACCGACCTGTGGGTCGGCCTGATCAAGGCGCCGGTGTTCGGCTTCATCATCGCCTTGGCCGGCTGCTTCCAGGGCATGCTGGTGGCGAACGACAGCGAGCAGGTCGGGCTCAAGACCACCGCCGCCGTGGTCCAGTCGATCTTCATGGTGATCGTGCTCGACGCCGTGTTCGCGGTCTTCTTCAGCTCACTCGGGTGGATCTGA
- a CDS encoding ABC transporter ATP-binding protein: protein MAVAAGGPRIDTDGPPIISVHGLRNSFGEQVIHEDLDLEVRRGEIIGVVGGSGTGKSVLMRSIIGLQTPDAGEISVLGENMIGRDEAEAKNIRRRWGILFQNGALFSTLTVAENVEVPIREYFPFIKPPLLDEIASYKIAMSGLSPDTGAKYPAELSGGMRKRAGLARALALDPELLFLDEPTAGLDPIGAQAFDQLILDLRARLDLTVFLITHDLDSLYAICDRVAVLADRRVVAVDTIDRLLKLDHPWIQEYFNGPRGRAAAAA, encoded by the coding sequence ATGGCGGTCGCCGCCGGCGGGCCGCGCATCGACACGGATGGTCCGCCCATCATCAGCGTGCACGGCCTGCGCAACAGCTTCGGTGAACAGGTCATCCACGAGGACCTCGACCTCGAGGTCCGCCGGGGCGAGATCATCGGCGTGGTCGGCGGCTCGGGTACGGGCAAGTCGGTGCTGATGCGCTCGATCATCGGGCTGCAGACGCCGGACGCGGGCGAGATCAGCGTGCTCGGCGAGAACATGATCGGCCGCGACGAGGCGGAGGCGAAGAACATCCGCCGCCGCTGGGGCATCCTGTTCCAGAACGGCGCGCTCTTCTCGACCCTGACCGTGGCCGAGAATGTCGAGGTGCCGATCCGGGAATATTTCCCCTTCATCAAGCCGCCGCTGCTCGATGAAATCGCCAGCTACAAGATCGCCATGTCCGGCCTCTCGCCGGACACTGGCGCCAAATATCCGGCGGAGCTGTCGGGCGGCATGCGCAAGCGCGCCGGCCTGGCGCGGGCGCTGGCACTCGATCCGGAATTGCTGTTCCTCGATGAGCCGACGGCCGGTCTCGATCCGATCGGCGCGCAAGCCTTCGACCAGCTGATCCTGGACCTGCGCGCCCGTCTGGACCTCACGGTCTTCCTCATCACCCACGACCTCGACAGCCTGTACGCCATCTGCGACCGGGTCGCGGTGCTGGCTGACCGCAGGGTCGTCGCCGTCGACACCATTGATCGGTTATTGAAACTCGACCATCCGTGGATTCAAGAATATTTCAACGGGCCGCGCGGACGCGCTGCGGCGGCAGCGTGA
- the pepN gene encoding aminopeptidase N produces the protein MLDVRTAPAAPSAIHRADYRPPDWLVPAIALDFTLDPERTIVRSRLEVSRNGEHDLPLRLAGEELDLLSLRVDGEPRELLIEDDQLVIDLTGATAVVETEVAIRPATNTKLMGLYSSGGLLCTQCESQGFRRITYFPDRPDVLSKYRVRMSADRTAFPVLLSNGNPLATGEGENGTHWAEWEDPFPKPCYLFALVAGDLAVNRDSFTTMTGREVELGIWVREADLPKTGHAMWALKQAMAWDEQAYGREYDLDRFNIVAVSDFNFGAMENKGLNIFNTRYVLADRETASDGDFDAIAAVVAHEYFHNWSGDRVTCRDWFQLSLKEGLTVFRDQSFSEAMGSPAVERIDQVRTLRAAQFPEDAGPLAHPIRPDSYIEITNFYTATVYNKGAEVIRMLRTILGAEDYRKGTDLYFERHDGQAVTCEDFVKALEDASGRDLTQFRRWYAQAGTPKVSARLEQDDDGATLHLSQQTPPTPGQADKHPVVLPLKTALIGRDSGRELVPEQVILLTEGEQSIRFDGLTEPALLSINRNFSAPVIMDVARQPGELEALAVSDTDSFARYEALQELMLRELLSGINEGPLNAEPVIAAARATLTSNALDPALKADALLLPSETMLAERRETSDPAVIHRVRDTLRAAIGTALKTELRDHYDAASRANPESLSGEDKGLRRLRATTLGYLAAADPDLARELAREQYESARTMTERQSALGVLAMLGGPQADAALADFFNRFKADALVIDKWFGIQASVPSDATLDRVVQLAAHPDFTMANPNRLRALAGSFAATPFAFHRADGRGYEWLADVILKTDAINPQTAARFVPALGRWRKLEPGRAALMRKALDRIFAQPNLSKDVFEQVSKSLG, from the coding sequence ATGCTTGATGTCCGTACCGCGCCCGCTGCCCCTTCCGCCATTCACCGTGCCGACTACCGACCGCCGGACTGGCTGGTGCCGGCGATCGCGCTGGACTTCACGCTCGACCCCGAGCGCACGATTGTCCGCTCCCGGCTGGAGGTCAGCCGGAACGGCGAGCACGACCTTCCGCTGCGTCTTGCGGGCGAGGAGCTCGATCTGCTTTCCCTTCGCGTCGACGGGGAACCGCGCGAACTGCTGATCGAGGACGATCAGCTGGTCATCGACCTGACCGGCGCCACCGCCGTGGTGGAAACCGAAGTCGCCATCCGCCCGGCCACCAATACCAAGCTGATGGGGCTCTATTCCTCCGGCGGCCTGCTCTGCACCCAGTGCGAAAGCCAGGGCTTCCGCCGCATCACCTATTTCCCCGACCGGCCCGACGTGCTCAGCAAGTATCGGGTCCGGATGAGCGCGGACCGGACGGCTTTCCCCGTCCTGCTTTCTAACGGCAATCCACTTGCCACCGGTGAGGGTGAGAACGGCACTCATTGGGCCGAGTGGGAAGACCCTTTCCCCAAGCCCTGCTACCTTTTCGCGCTGGTCGCCGGCGACCTCGCCGTGAACCGCGACAGCTTCACAACCATGACCGGCCGCGAGGTCGAGCTTGGCATTTGGGTGCGTGAGGCCGACCTGCCCAAGACCGGGCACGCCATGTGGGCGCTGAAGCAGGCGATGGCGTGGGACGAGCAGGCCTATGGCCGGGAATATGACCTCGACCGGTTCAACATCGTCGCCGTCAGCGATTTCAACTTCGGCGCGATGGAGAACAAGGGTCTCAACATCTTCAACACGCGCTACGTGCTGGCCGACCGGGAGACCGCCAGCGACGGCGACTTCGACGCCATCGCCGCCGTGGTCGCGCACGAATATTTCCACAACTGGTCGGGCGACCGGGTCACCTGCCGCGATTGGTTCCAGCTGTCGCTGAAGGAAGGCCTGACCGTCTTCCGCGACCAGAGCTTCAGCGAGGCGATGGGCAGCCCGGCGGTCGAGCGGATCGACCAGGTCCGCACCCTGCGCGCCGCGCAATTCCCCGAGGACGCCGGACCGCTAGCTCACCCCATCCGGCCCGACAGCTATATCGAGATCACCAACTTCTACACCGCCACCGTCTACAACAAGGGCGCGGAGGTGATCCGCATGCTCCGGACAATCCTTGGGGCGGAGGATTACCGCAAAGGCACCGACCTCTATTTCGAGCGGCACGACGGACAGGCGGTTACCTGCGAGGATTTCGTCAAGGCGCTGGAAGACGCCAGCGGCCGCGACCTCACCCAGTTTCGCCGCTGGTATGCCCAGGCGGGGACGCCCAAGGTCAGTGCCCGGCTCGAGCAGGATGATGACGGCGCCACGCTGCACCTCAGCCAGCAAACGCCGCCGACGCCCGGCCAAGCCGACAAGCATCCGGTCGTGCTCCCGCTCAAGACGGCGCTGATCGGCCGGGACAGCGGCCGCGAGCTGGTGCCTGAGCAGGTGATCCTGCTGACCGAGGGCGAACAGAGCATCCGCTTCGACGGGCTGACCGAGCCGGCCCTGCTGTCCATCAACCGCAATTTCTCCGCGCCCGTGATCATGGACGTCGCCCGCCAGCCGGGTGAGCTGGAGGCGCTGGCCGTGTCGGACACCGACAGCTTCGCGCGCTACGAGGCCTTGCAGGAGCTGATGCTGCGCGAGCTGCTATCCGGCATCAACGAGGGCCCGTTGAATGCGGAGCCGGTAATCGCCGCGGCGCGCGCCACGCTGACCAGCAATGCGCTTGATCCCGCCCTCAAGGCCGACGCACTGCTGCTGCCAAGCGAAACCATGCTAGCCGAACGGCGCGAGACCAGCGATCCGGCGGTCATCCACCGTGTTCGCGACACGTTGCGGGCGGCGATCGGGACCGCGCTGAAGACCGAGCTGCGCGACCATTATGACGCGGCCTCCAGAGCCAATCCGGAGAGCCTTTCCGGCGAGGACAAGGGCCTGCGCCGGTTGCGCGCGACCACCCTCGGCTACCTCGCCGCGGCGGACCCGGACCTCGCCCGGGAGCTTGCGCGGGAGCAGTATGAGTCGGCTCGCACCATGACCGAGCGGCAGTCGGCGCTCGGCGTCCTCGCCATGCTTGGCGGGCCGCAGGCGGATGCGGCGCTGGCCGACTTCTTCAATCGCTTCAAGGCGGATGCCCTGGTCATCGACAAATGGTTCGGCATCCAGGCGTCGGTGCCCTCGGATGCGACGCTCGACCGGGTCGTGCAGCTGGCCGCTCATCCTGACTTCACGATGGCGAACCCCAACCGCCTGCGCGCGCTGGCCGGCAGCTTCGCGGCGACGCCGTTCGCCTTCCACCGCGCCGATGGGCGGGGCTACGAATGGCTGGCCGACGTCATTCTCAAGACGGACGCCATCAACCCGCAAACAGCCGCGCGCTTCGTCCCGGCGCTCGGTCGCTGGCGCAAGCTGGAGCCGGGCCGGGCCGCGCTGATGCGCAAGGCGCTTGATCGCATCTTTGCCCAGCCGAACCTCAGCAAGGATGTGTTCGAACAGGTCAGCAAGAGCCTGGGCTAA
- a CDS encoding HAD-IB family hydrolase, translated as MTDLAVYDMDRTVTVRATYSSFLLHCARRRQPWRLALTPLAVASMLGYVAKAISRARLKEINHALMLGGHIHPHELKPLVESFADRTIANNICPGARQQIARDKAEGFRLVLATASYRLYAEAIADRLGFDDVVATGTVISVGETLAARIDGENCYGPAKKRMLDLWLSEEAITPGTKRFYSDHISDLPVFEWADEPVAVNPHPPLRRLAQQRGWPVENWR; from the coding sequence ATGACCGACCTTGCCGTCTATGACATGGACCGGACCGTCACCGTCCGCGCCACTTATTCGAGCTTCCTGCTGCATTGCGCCCGGCGGCGGCAGCCGTGGCGGCTGGCGCTGACCCCGCTCGCGGTGGCCTCCATGCTGGGCTATGTCGCCAAGGCGATCAGCCGCGCGCGGCTGAAGGAGATCAACCACGCGCTGATGCTGGGCGGACACATCCACCCGCATGAGCTGAAGCCGCTGGTCGAGAGCTTCGCCGACCGCACGATAGCGAACAACATCTGCCCCGGCGCGCGGCAGCAGATTGCCAGGGACAAGGCCGAGGGCTTTCGCCTGGTTCTCGCCACCGCATCCTACCGCCTCTACGCCGAAGCCATCGCCGACCGCCTCGGCTTCGACGACGTGGTCGCCACCGGAACGGTGATCAGCGTGGGCGAGACCCTCGCCGCCAGAATCGATGGCGAGAACTGCTACGGTCCGGCGAAGAAGCGGATGCTCGACCTGTGGTTATCAGAAGAGGCGATCACGCCGGGCACCAAGCGCTTCTACTCGGACCACATCTCCGACCTGCCGGTGTTCGAATGGGCCGACGAGCCGGTCGCCGTGAACCCGCACCCGCCGCTGCGCCGACTGGCACAGCAGCGGGGATGGCCGGTGGAGAACTGGCGCTAA
- a CDS encoding MlaD family protein, translating to METRSNHVLVGGVVLGLLAGLLLFFVWISGVNTEKRKCFDIYFSQGVGGLNKGSNVSFSGVPVGQITKISLLPDRPEFVWVRIEVEDKTPVLQGTTAQIKGVGFTGVSEIQLDGAVKGAKPLDIAGPQGCPVVPSSAGGLGALLNSAPELLDRIQRLTERLTELLSDKNQNAISDILENVDKTSRVLAQRAPEMADTLKEAQIAARNAGEAANQVAKLANNTSRLVDEEGRPAAQDLRKSIASIQQTTANIDALVADARPGVQNLSKSTLPEVNRLVHDLRQLTTSMQGVTERLDQGGVTGILGSPKLPDHQARKGR from the coding sequence ATGGAAACCCGATCCAACCATGTGCTGGTGGGTGGCGTCGTGCTCGGCCTCCTGGCCGGGCTATTGCTGTTCTTCGTCTGGATCAGCGGCGTCAACACCGAGAAGCGCAAGTGCTTCGACATCTACTTCAGCCAGGGTGTCGGCGGGCTCAACAAAGGCTCCAACGTCAGCTTCTCGGGCGTTCCGGTGGGCCAGATCACGAAGATCAGCCTGCTGCCCGACCGGCCCGAATTCGTCTGGGTCCGCATCGAGGTAGAGGACAAGACGCCGGTGCTGCAGGGCACCACCGCCCAGATCAAGGGTGTCGGCTTCACCGGCGTGAGCGAGATCCAGCTCGACGGTGCGGTCAAGGGCGCCAAGCCGCTCGACATCGCGGGGCCGCAAGGCTGCCCGGTGGTGCCAAGCTCGGCCGGCGGCCTTGGTGCGCTGCTCAACAGCGCGCCGGAACTGCTCGACCGCATCCAGCGGCTGACCGAACGCCTGACCGAGCTGCTCAGCGACAAGAACCAGAACGCCATCAGCGACATCCTCGAAAATGTCGACAAAACCAGCCGCGTGCTCGCGCAGCGGGCGCCGGAGATGGCCGACACGCTGAAGGAAGCACAGATCGCCGCGCGCAATGCGGGTGAGGCCGCCAACCAGGTTGCCAAGCTTGCCAACAACACCAGTCGCCTGGTCGACGAGGAGGGCCGCCCGGCGGCTCAGGACCTCAGGAAGTCGATCGCCTCCATCCAGCAGACGACCGCCAACATCGACGCGCTGGTCGCCGACGCCCGGCCCGGCGTTCAGAACCTCAGCAAGTCCACGCTGCCGGAGGTCAACCGGCTGGTGCATGACTTGCGCCAGCTGACCACCAGCATGCAGGGCGTGACCGAACGGCTCGACCAGGGCGGGGTCACCGGCATTCTTGGCAGCCCCAAGCTGCCCGACCACCAAGCGAGAAAGGGCCGCTGA